One genomic window of Rhizomicrobium sp. includes the following:
- the dnaA gene encoding chromosomal replication initiator protein DnaA, with protein MTNKPMRPDWPAAWAGARERLRRELGDAVFDAWIGPLTLEGFDKDEIRIGTTKSFIRNWVAERYVTRIERALRGEGAEPQSIAIILVTPKPVVGGGLVREMPRPEAQSVAVDHADDEPVTEATKGLWTRMLHPQQTFESFVAGPANEFGLSAARSFAEGAQSDLTLLYIHGGFGFGKTHLLNAAALEFRKRGKRALFLRSEDFMRHFLGALYRKDTLAFKEELRTAEVLLIDDLQHICRSTATASEFLYTVNAFADLRRRVVIAADRSPAALEGLGADVKSRLAGGLVVTLDKPDRETRLAILKARAAEFARHKPQALLPNDVLEHIADMDDASPRELIGVFTKLATYTDLTKKPVTLETIEDVVGLRSAPGAKTSIEDIQRKTAEFYKLDVRDFHSPQRARRVARPRQVAMYLARQLTTRSLPEIGRRFGGRDHTTVLHACRRIEALCLEDTSFKQEVEFLRSVLSRTN; from the coding sequence AGCCGATGCGGCCCGATTGGCCGGCGGCATGGGCGGGTGCGCGCGAGCGGCTGCGCCGGGAATTGGGCGATGCGGTGTTCGACGCCTGGATCGGCCCCTTGACGCTGGAGGGTTTCGACAAGGACGAGATCCGGATCGGGACGACCAAATCGTTCATCCGCAACTGGGTCGCCGAACGCTATGTCACCCGGATCGAGCGCGCGCTGCGCGGCGAAGGCGCCGAGCCGCAATCCATCGCCATCATCCTCGTCACGCCCAAGCCGGTCGTGGGCGGCGGGCTGGTGCGCGAGATGCCGCGCCCCGAGGCCCAGAGCGTCGCCGTCGACCATGCCGACGACGAGCCGGTCACCGAGGCGACCAAGGGTCTGTGGACCCGCATGCTGCATCCGCAGCAGACCTTCGAGAGCTTCGTCGCCGGTCCGGCGAACGAGTTCGGCCTGTCGGCCGCCAGGAGCTTCGCGGAGGGCGCGCAGAGCGACCTCACTTTGCTCTACATCCATGGCGGCTTCGGCTTCGGCAAGACCCATCTGCTGAACGCCGCCGCGCTGGAATTCCGCAAGCGCGGCAAGCGCGCGCTGTTCCTGCGCTCCGAGGATTTCATGCGCCACTTCCTGGGCGCGCTCTATCGCAAGGACACGCTGGCCTTCAAGGAGGAGCTGCGCACCGCCGAGGTGCTGCTGATCGACGATCTGCAGCACATCTGCCGCTCGACCGCGACGGCGTCGGAGTTCCTCTACACCGTCAACGCCTTCGCCGATCTGCGCCGCCGCGTGGTGATCGCCGCCGACCGTTCCCCGGCGGCGCTCGAAGGCCTCGGCGCCGACGTGAAGTCGCGGCTGGCCGGCGGCCTCGTGGTGACGCTGGACAAGCCGGACCGCGAGACGCGGCTGGCGATCCTGAAGGCCCGCGCCGCCGAATTCGCGCGGCACAAGCCGCAGGCGCTGCTGCCGAACGACGTCTTGGAGCACATCGCCGACATGGACGATGCGTCGCCGCGCGAGCTGATCGGCGTGTTCACCAAGCTGGCGACCTACACCGACCTCACCAAGAAGCCCGTGACGCTGGAGACCATCGAGGACGTGGTGGGCCTGCGCAGCGCGCCGGGCGCCAAGACCTCGATCGAGGACATCCAGAGGAAGACGGCGGAGTTCTACAAGCTCGACGTGCGCGATTTCCATTCGCCGCAGCGCGCGCGCCGCGTGGCGCGGCCCAGGCAGGTCGCGATGTATCTGGCGCGCCAGCTCACCACCCGTTCGCTGCCCGAGATCGGGCGGCGCTTCGGCGGGCGCGACCACACCACCGTGCTGCATGCTTGCCGCCGGATCGAGGCGCTGTGCCTGGAGGACACCTCCTTCAAGCAGGAAGTGGAGTTCCTGCGCTCGGTGCTGTCGCGGACCAACTGA